CCAAAAAGCCAAGTATGTCAGTACTTGTATGTTTGATTTGAACAAACTAAACGTTATCATACGCTGAATTACAAAACACAGATTAAACATCTGACTAAAGCAAGTGGGCCTCCGAGAACATGTCCTGCATGACCCTGGCACAGAGCGTCAAACTCTGTGCCAAGAGGGCTCTTCACGGCTCACCTTGTACGTGTCCACCAGTCTGGCGTGTGGGAAGTGGAACGGGGCGATGAACAGTCGGACACACTCACTCTTCACCCCGTCACGATACAGGTTATCTGCGATGATCCGGGCCACAAAGTTCTTGCCGGTGCCAGACCAGCCGTGGAAGGAGAGAGTCAGTGGCTTATTGGACTCGGGGTTGTTGATAAAACCCTGGATGGCTTTCAGAACCACAGACTGAGCCAGGTGCTGCCCGTGGAGCTTCGTCTGGAGGTCCTTCGCCAGACCTGCACAGAAAATAGGTTTCAGCACATACTTagttttacagtatatattaatGTGTCTCTTCAAAGTATGTGATGCACCAGCAAATACATTTGAAGACTAAAAATGCAGGGCTCTTTTAAGTCTCAGGTTGGACATATGTAGCGAATCTACCTTTCCTATATAGCTGGTGTCATTTGCATAATCTTGCAAGCCTTATAATAAACAGTATTCTTTATACTGTTTGTAGCTAGAGCAACTGAAACTATATTAAAGTTGAGAAGCTCTCGAAGGCTCAGACTCAGTCTAAACATCCCTTGGACTGTTACTACAGTCAAGCAGAGATATTCAGTAATTCGTGAAAATATTCAATGtctgatatttttacattatgtGAAATAGCAATCAATAACTAAAAGTATGAACAGCTGACAAATGGAAATAACCTTGCTTTCCTCTTATGGACCGTGCAACTGCTCGTGCAACAGGCCCCCAACAGAACAAAGCACTGTGAAAGCCTTCTTCATCTTTGATTGGCATTTACGAACATCTTAACACCTCAATTTCCAAAGTTTCTCAACAACAGCTCATTGAAGCCAaccagcagctctgctctggtCCAAATTCAGAGTCTAATGTGGTTCATTTAAGGCTATATAAATGaattttttgatttgatttgatttatgaaATTGTCTTGTCccttaaggtcagtttgtttcttcagtcaGGAAAATTaagagcttgtttatttagtttgttttcggcataaaaacaaatcagtcaatgtagatctttgtcttctgattatacatttcttcccaaaaactacatagtgcacctttaaataaatgtagtgcataaaaactacaatatttgcctccaaaatgcagcggagtggaagtataaaggaGCAGACAATGGAATTAATATGTTAAGTacattaaaattgtacttaagttcagactttaataaatgtactttatgaaaatttgtattttcattgaAAGCAGTTCATCTGCTGCCCTGTCCATTGTATACAGGGCCATTTCAGAGTCTAAAGTAAGGCTTATAAAGCAACGTTTATTACTCTTGCACATGAGCTGTAAATGTAtaactacaataaaaaaaaaagccaacaggaaacacacacactgagttaaaaagaaaaatccctgTGAGAAACATGATCTGTGAGTTCGCGCATGCAGTGGGTCATGTAAGCAGACAGCCTCTACCTGTGATGTTGTTGGTTATCCTGCAGTCTCCGGACTCACAGCACTGGCCCAGACTACAGTACCACTGATGCAGCAGGCTGATGTAGTCCTGAGGAAAACCTGCCCACAGGTCCCTGGTAGGAACTGTCACATCAACAACCAGAACACAAACAATACAGTGACATTTACACTGCACAGGCTAGAAATTGTGGTAAATTTAACAATTACATAATATCTTTCGTTAGCCTGCACAAAATCATTCATTCAAAACTACCCATTATTTCACTCGGCTCAGTCTCTATACCTTGCTGTGTAGCATCGTCCTGGTTCGGCTGACAGTCCCCCTCCCATATGttgcaataaatgtaattaaaatagtAAGAGGAGACATTAGAAATGCTGTCGAACTGGAAGAAGTCGGCCTCTGCGGACAGAGCCCAGAGCACAGGCAGCAACCACCGCACAGACATCGGAGAAGAGGATGGTCCGAGGCGGTCGAAAGGAGACTGGACACAGCGTCCCGAGCTCTCGCTCCCATTTATCTGAGGCTGGCCGTCGGCTGGAGGCCTGCTCTGTGTGGGGTACTCACCCCTCTGCTCATGGTGGCGAACAGGGGCGCTCGTTTTGTCCACATGACAGCGCTTGGCGGTCATTTAGCCCCGCCCGTCTCTAAAAGGCTCGCCATTAGCTGAATTCAATGAGCTATTCAACCATCTACCGCTAGTTCGTAGAAAAGGTTAACCGAAACACTGGCTTATAACGCTCAAATACATGTTCAACCTTATAGCCGCCCGCGAGAGGTACCCaagaacataaaaacaaagccaCCTTTGGCTAGTGGAGGGACACTGCCATTGGCAGCCGTTGATTACACAGGAAGTAGGTAGGCAGAAGACAATTACGTCATTTCCGGTGAGGTTTTGCTAGTCTACATACACGCTACAGTTTACCCACTTATTGACCAGTTTGTACCATTACAGTGGCAAGTTCATTCACTTGATTTCTCAATGCCATAGATTTGGCCAAGATTAAAACGATAAACATGATGCAAGTTTTTAGTacagcttttattttcctcaaacaaacacaatcaggtactgtttattttaacatttattgacAAAACAGTCGAGTAGTTCTTGATGTTCTTGTGTCCACAGGCTCAGTTCATCATCCAAAAAGCACAGCATCTGAGAAAGATCAGAAACATTTACCTGTTAATatacacttttattttcctaaatGGTACTGCATCTTAATTTTGCAGCCCTAGTTACTATTCAGTTCTACCTCAAGTTTACTACCATACATTTCATATCATCTCAgaccacatttttaaaacatgtaaaccagCAGGCTCATACTCACTTGAAAGTAAAGTTTTACACAGGCTTGCTTCCTCAGGACCAAACTGCTTCACAGTGAAATTCCTGAGGAGGGAAAAGGATTCATAAAGATCAAGAGGAAAACCAGCaacacaggacagaaaacaaatgttcactGACCACATGACCTCAGAAATAATGGAACGGTATGGGTTATAATCAGTAGAAATCATTTGGCAGAATCTTTTCATCACAGGCAGTGTGGACAATTTTATCGGAGTTTGGCACCCACAGATCAGAAATTGTTTACTGAACATGGGGCACTAAAGGcaaaagtactttaaaaaatgcttaCCAAGATCAGTTTTGAGATCCAGCCCTTTcctggaaatgaaaagaaaaaaccttaTTACAAGCTGGTGACTGGTTGATTAAGATTAATTTCACTGGGTTTCTCAGTAACAGATATTGTCCACATTTTAAGTTCAGGTCAGACATTTGTTAAGACATCACTGAAcccatggcagccattttgcaGCTTGTGGGAGTATTTGCATTCTCACCTCAGTATCCCTTCCATTCACACCAAACTCTGAAGTGAACAGGCGTCACCTGAAGAGAGAGGGGCATAAGTTTAAAACGAACAAAACATTAGGATGAAGATCTACACGCTGACCAGGTCAGCTAGAGCTAATATACACATGACTCCATGGTTGAAAGTCAGTCTGTACTTTGTCATCACACAGGCCAGTCTACAGGGATCAAAGGGTTTACTATAAACCACGATCCATCCAATACATGTGCAGCTCTTGAGACCCAGAGGAGACAGTTCTTGGACAATGGCATAAATTGGAAAGTAGTGACAAGTAAATTTAAGACTAACTCTACTGGTCATCTGGGTCTTAAGATGTGctttaaatgtcaacatttataTACTCACCATGTTTGTGCGACATCTTGCGCTCAGGACAGTCACAATTCTGGTTCAGCTGTAAATTGAGAATACTTGATGTgaattaagattttaaaaaatgatatttcttttcttaatACAATCCAGATCAGAATAAATGACTAATTTCCTCAACTGGATCAGCGACCTGATTCAAATTCATCACATCTGAATGCCATTAGCTGCACATGCCCCATCTATGACATGATACTTACCAACACAAGGCTGTGAAGAGTCCGACAGCAAGGTTTCACATGTCTGATAGGATGAGAGAATAGGTTTGTTATTCTGGTGTTTGATAATTGAGGACTTGATCACAATTACAGTTGACACATCAGCTAGGAGCGAAAGACAAGCATAATCTTCACGGTTTAATCTGCTGAACTATGCGATCATCATTGTATCATGTAATTAAAGATGTTatacaaaatcattttaactCACCTTCAATTGGCCTTTTGTAGTGCCAGATACTCTTGCTACTGAAAATGAATTATAGAGAATTTAAACATCACTTCAGAAATAAAGCCTCACTTTTCATGCAGGCTGACACATCAGCTAGGAGCGAAAGACAAGCATAATCTTCATGGTTTAATCTGCTGAACTATGCTCTCATCATTGTATCAAATGCCATTTTAGATAGTTGTGCATCAGCTATTCAGCTCACCTTCACTCAGCCCTTTGTAGCACCAGATAGTCTTCATTCTGAAAcgtgggaagaaaaaaaaaaattaatataacTTCACAAATGAAGAGGCCTCACTGGTCATGGAGGCTGACACATCAGCTAGGAGCGAAAGACAAGCATAATCTTCATGGGTTAATCTGCTGAACTATGCTCTCATCATTGTATCAGACCAGTTTAAGTCATACGATGTTTATGCTTAAGCACAAGTAAAACTCACCTGTAGTTGAGACCAGAATGTGAAGACTGGATGCAGGAATGTGAGCACCATCTGTAAGTCAGTTTCCAGACATTAATAAAAGCCCATATTCAAAACTACATGCAGACATTTCTTTATATGCACTGCATCAGTTCAAAAGATCTCTTTCACTCTTAATCAGAGAGATTCccaatgttttttaaacatgatcATCATTGACAGTTTGCTTCAGAGGAACACCAAGGAAAGTAAATTGGTCCATTACCTGCTCTGGATGTTGTTGAATAGTAAGTTCAATCGTCCCACGAGAACCTGCAGGAAATGATATAAAATGAGCAATCAAGAGAGAATCTCTCAGGTTTACAGGTATCAAGTTCTGTGCCTCAGATAATTCAACTGGTGGGTTGAAGTTATCGTCATCCATCTTGTCGAGAGTAGCAAATAAATGTcatcacagcagcacagtgagTGCATGTAGGCTAAAGTCAGACTGATGCTTCTCTAGGTGTCATGTGGGACCATACAGCTACAGTTTTAGACCTCAAATGTTAAGTTTATGCCACACAGATGGCAGGAACTTAATGTGGCTGACAATCACCAGCACTACAATTGTTTTAGATAATGATCTAGTCATTTCCTGGTGACCCTGGAAGCTGTTGGCCCTTTCCATTGTAAACATTTAATACTCAAGTTTAATGAGCACATGTTACATTTATCTAGTTTTGCAATGATGTTAGATAGGGTTTTTATCTATGTCAAACATCAGTACACCTCGGAGAAGCATAAATCCATACCAACTGCCCTTTCAAGTAAATCTGAACCTTACCCTTTTTGCTCCACTTTTAGCGTCATGTCTGTTGACTTCCCTGCTTCCTGTGGATAAATGTTTCAACTTTAGTCTTGTACCAGTCATGTCAAGCACAAGAAAAGCTTAACTAGAGAAGTCTCAGTGTAAAATTGCTCAGAAATCACTTCTGTCCACTACTCTTATTTAAATCATCACTGACTTCCAGTTACGATAATTAGGATTACTTTATTCACAAGACATCCAACTCACCAGCATTGTATTCGACGATGTTCAAGATGTGtaatcattttggacctgaagaaaaaaaggcattttagTTACACAGCTTATACCAGTGATCACTTTTATGATTGGTTAAATTGCATAAGTCAACTAAACTAATGCCATTAATTCAACTTCAGTAATGCAGTATCAGAAATCACTTCTGTCCACTACTCTTATATAATGAAACATCATTAGTTGTGTATTCATAAACTATTGCGTTTGAAGTTTACTTACCATGTGATAGCCTCCATTTTACTGAGCTCCTGTCGATAGGCCTgcaaacaaatcagaaaacgtACATTTTAAACTCCACACAATTTTTAAACTATGCAACTTGTAGATTAATCAggatttaaaacataaaatcctgTGATATACAGCACACCCAGCACAGGAGCTGTGCAGCTAGCTTAAAGCTAACATTAAACTAAATTCAAGCAGTTGTCCCATACTGTCAGAATAGTTGGCGTTTCTTCACGATTATTCAGATGTCCCTACCAACATATATATCATCACATAGTCATGGGACAACGATGTAGCACGCGACTGAATCAAGTGAATAAAAGTGCGAGATTAGCTGGTTGGCTAATTAGCATCTCAACATGCGCACTGAGGCACGTGGTGGAGGCCTGCAGCTAACCTAGCACAAGTTCACAATGTTATTCAACTAAACGTTTTGCTTAAAACAGCTAAGATTTAGAAGAGTAAACATAGATAGCGCATGTTAATCTCCTAGTTTTTACAGTTAAATACTACAAATGTGGCAAGACTtcagaaagacaaacacttgAAGACGGAGACGTGGCATTTACCTGCTGCTGCGGAGGAAGAATGAGGACAGGCGAAGGGTGCAGCTCGCTTTTATAGAGGATGGCGCACAGGCCGATGGGAAAAATAGTCCAACGTCTAGCGCCTCTGCCGGACTGTCCGGTTATCGATGaaaaataagaggaataaaatattGAACTATATAAATCACATAAATGAAACcaaagtttattaaaaaaataagcaaactTTAATTAAACTACAAAATTAAACGTTATCTATGAGGGGGAACAAAACCTATAAAAATCGTGATTCCTGTCTGTACCTGCATTTCATTCATTGACTCTAATGTTGTTGCGTTTCAGATTTTCTCAGGACAAATTATCCTAATAAACACAGATTACAGATATGTTATCTATGCATGATGCTTACTCACACATGCTGGATTTCCAGACGGGCAAAAGGGGCAACTTCCCAGGGCCCCCCACAGTGCCATGTGGGTTAACTGTGCGTCAATTGGTTATTTTTGGgcaataaatgcaaaatatcaaGTAAGGTGGCGATTACTTAAAGGgttactccaccaattttacacatttaagtgtgtttacaagttTTGGGGAGTCactaggttttgaaaagcagtccactgccgagaaacctggcgcctacatcacccacaatgcaactcacaCTGACatctggaggcaatttatcagattacatgcagcttcctctggagccacagaaggcgttatactgtatttttcacatttgcagaaGTACtgcccaagacctgtaaacacgctttaatgtgtaaaattgctGGAGTCACCCtttgagtttgtattgtttatATGGTGCCTGTCTACAaaaataaagtaacttgaaGGACGCATGGTACATACACATGTTGGTTGGGGTTGGCAATATGGGCCTAATATCACCCATGCTCATCTGAAATAACCATGACAATATCTCGCAGGATTAAACTCATGGAGATTTAATATTATGCATTGATAAACAGGAAAATCTGATACAATCAATGTTTATGAtccaaatgaaataaaaaatacattttgattgcCCTCTATCAGGCGATACTGAGTGATACTGAAATGTATGGCAAGGCCTCAATTCAATTTACAAAGACAtaacatggaggaaaaaaaacaatataagaGCTTCAAATTTAgctttgactgatttttatttggCTTGTTTCTAAAGGCCTTTTGTTATGGAGGCTTTAGAGAAGGATCAAACTTAACATCTGCAACTACAGGCATTGAGATCTTTACCAGGTTTCACTTGATATGCATACAGCACCACTAATATGTTTCTCTTCACCACATTCATTgaatattcatttaaaatcaaccaGCTTACTTATCATTCAGACCAAATATGTAGAATAGATGATAATCACGTCttaaatgtcaaacacaaaGATAACAAGGGACCCAGATTGAGAGATATTCTTGGGCATTTTCGGGTGaaaattgtttatttctacatttcatCCAAATATCATTGCATTTAGATCCAACCTATAGCTGTAAATAAGAATGACGAATGATGGTTCAAAAAAAGCAGAGGTGTACAGTAGGATAAATATTGCCCTCTATGTGTGTTATCTTGAAAAACattggacaaaaaacaaaattaagtttACAATAAAATTGAACCGGTAGAACAGTCTGGACTGTAGCAGCACTCTGAAACAGCAGCGTGTTTCACAGGTCTACTCTGGTTCCTCGTTTTCACTTTCCTCACCCTCTGACAGCACAAGAGTGAACCATGAAGGTGATCCACCCTGTCACCTGTGGGTTTGGAAAGGAAAGGTATTGTGCGGAACAAAAGGGGAGCCTTTGGTCCTCATCATGGACCAACGAttcagaaagacaaaaatatgtaaacaatcatttgttcaTAAATGCCTTCAGGTAACATGGAAACCTCTTCAGAGGATCGTTTGTTCTCTGCCCAGATCAAAGTCCCTTCAGCCTTTTATCTAAACCTTTTTGGCATAATGGACACCAAAAATTGTCCTTTGACAGGTAATGTCAATGATCGCTATATTGCATATATTTCACAAATCTATCAAATCAGTGTGTTCAGATGCTATGGCTTATGTAGGGCTTTGCTTCTGGATAACACTTGAGACACAGAACAGTGTGAAGGACCCAAATAGGTGGCAAAATCAACTTGAAATGggaacaaaacatcaaaagGGGAAATGGAATGATTCCTAAAGATGTAAAGCCATCAAGTTCATATCCTCAAATATTTTTACACTATTGcaggaaaggaaaataaacaaaaagagcattgaaaataaaaaagaatatatatttatatatccatcatatgtatatctatatataaacaACAGTTACAACTGGTTGCAGGCAAGTGGAGAATTTCTCCCCTGGCCCTTTAAGATTCGTCCATTCCACCATTATAAGGCTGTCAAGACTCGTAGAGGGGGCAGCAGCTTTCTTTCCTCAGTCACCAGATTCCCTGAGATGTAGAGCGCCGTTTTTATTTGTTaagatttatttgatttgaacaCCATCAACCACACATccctcgccctcctcctccaaaaAACCATTAGTGTAGGGAAACTGCTCTGGCTCGTCCTGTGGAGCTGATGTAGGGTGTGGTCGTGAAGCAAACGGACAGAGTTGGAGGACGTCGAACCCTCCCGTCTCCACTCTGCGCTGCCGAGTCTCATGTTGGCGGGTGTCAGTGGAGGTGGAAGTGAGATTGCCCAAGTAGGGAGAGGAGCTTTACTAATTTTCATGTTACATCTTGCTTTTCCATTCgatttcattcatttccatattgttattttacagtCAAATGCAAAGCTGTGTACATATTCAATCATCAGTCATTCCAAGGCCTGGAAAAGAAGTGGTTTTGCAAAAGAGTTCTTATGAAGACTctgttgtgtgtgcatttatttatgcatatgtatgtgtgtgtatcagagTGCACGCAGTCTTCTCAGTGCCTCTGAGAGGATAATCTCTTTAATAGAGGCTCATCGTAGACCCAGCACTCCCCGTCCTCGTGGAAtagctgcagaaacacacaaacaagtgagtgagtgattATTACACTCAAGTATCTGAGAAGACTTTATTAGAGCTCATCCTAAAATTCAGTTGAACATTATCTGACACTTCTTACAGTGATCTCTGTCAAGCTTTTTGCCTTTTCCTGTCACTATGAATGTAATTGACAACAAGATCTGTTTACTTGCTAATTTGATCATTTGCTTTTGCTCATACAACCTCAGTATGTTGCATTTAGATTCagtcattttacattaaaaaaacatgaatatatatTGCTTTGTAGGTAAAAAGATTCATGTTTGTGACTGTGTAGTCTATTATCACAGTGTTCAGATGAAGAATATGGGCTGACAGCCTCACCCTGGTCTCCCACTGCTGCTcgttctccttcctctctctggctTCGGccctctgtttctcctccagCCGGTGTTTGGCTTCTGTTGCTGAATCGATGTCTTTCAGCTTCAGGTTCAACGTCACGTCTCTCCACAATCTGGAGAATTGAAGAAGTGAGGGTTAAAGTTTCAAAGACAAAAGAGTTCGTTTCTAAGTTGAGGTCTCATGATGTGAAAGACTGCGTAGAGGTCAGTTTCATTTCTCACCTCCGGGACTCGTAGTCCAGCTGGTCTTCCagctttctcactttcttcttAATGATGCCCATCCTCTTAGTGTCAATGAACACTGTGTTCtcctggaaaaacacacagaacacattcattcatgcaCGAGTGTATTTCCTTGTTTCAAATCGCTTTCCTTTTGTCATTGTTCTCCAGTGCATTGAATGCATAcgttttgttttggttcaacTTATAAATTACTGCTTATTTG
This window of the Pagrus major chromosome 11, Pma_NU_1.0 genome carries:
- the tor3a gene encoding torsin-3A, translated to MTAKRCHVDKTSAPVRHHEQRGEYPTQSRPPADGQPQINGSESSGRCVQSPFDRLGPSSSPMSVRWLLPVLWALSAEADFFQFDSISNVSSYYFNYIYCNIWEGDCQPNQDDATQQVPTRDLWAGFPQDYISLLHQWYCSLGQCCESGDCRITNNITGLAKDLQTKLHGQHLAQSVVLKAIQGFINNPESNKPLTLSFHGWSGTGKNFVARIIADNLYRDGVKSECVRLFIAPFHFPHARLVDTYKGQLREAIRDMVLRCPQTLFIFDEAEKLHPGLIDAIKPYMDHYDNVDGVSYRRAIFLFLSNIGGATINDVALDFWHSGQNREDIGMEDLEHRLRAETMESQGGFAQSELMSGHLIDFFVPFLPLEYRHVKLCARDAYAARGLETDEATLDEVAKAMLYVPKEERLFSAQGCKSIPQRINFFLP